A genomic region of Quadrisphaera sp. RL12-1S contains the following coding sequences:
- a CDS encoding PP2C family protein-serine/threonine phosphatase codes for MTLALRAAARSDVGLVRASNQDSGFAGARFVVVADGMGGHAGGDVASATAVAELMGLDDEAHGAEAPQRLADAVARAQEALLRRVAVEPALAGMGTTVTALLRAGERLVLAHLGDSRAYLLRDGALVQVTRDHTFVQRLVDEGRITAEEAEHHPQRNVILRVLGDVQSSPEPDLSVQEAHVGDRWLLCSDGLPRVVSDETIERTLDGVPDVGRCAETLVELALRAGAPDNVTCVVADVVEVDPGGPAATVRQVVGAAGERPDPAERAVRIPTSPAMRAAVLGRGAATAPLTATAAAAPAGAAAGAVPVSARSPEEVETGPPGERPEDLAEGPPPRPARVRWGQRVLVVLVVVLVLGGGALAGSAWLGRQYFVADDGGAVAIYRGLPQDVGPVHLSRLVDVTDVRVADLPAIYRDQVASGMTASSLPGAQQVVARLREVSRTSGASSDSTASPSPTSAPAETTAGQPVPSDTTAAATP; via the coding sequence GTGACCCTCGCCCTGCGGGCGGCCGCCCGCTCCGACGTCGGCCTGGTGCGCGCCAGCAACCAGGACTCCGGCTTCGCCGGCGCCCGCTTCGTCGTCGTCGCCGACGGCATGGGCGGGCACGCCGGCGGCGACGTGGCCTCGGCCACGGCCGTGGCCGAGCTCATGGGCCTGGACGACGAGGCGCACGGCGCCGAGGCCCCGCAGCGCCTGGCCGACGCCGTGGCCCGCGCCCAGGAGGCGCTGCTGCGGCGGGTGGCCGTCGAGCCGGCGCTGGCCGGCATGGGCACCACCGTCACCGCACTGCTGCGCGCCGGGGAGCGCCTGGTGCTCGCGCACCTGGGGGACTCCCGCGCCTACCTGCTGCGGGACGGCGCCCTGGTCCAGGTCACGCGCGACCACACCTTCGTGCAGCGCCTGGTCGACGAGGGCCGCATCACCGCCGAGGAGGCGGAGCACCACCCGCAGCGCAACGTGATCCTCCGGGTCCTCGGCGACGTGCAGTCCTCCCCCGAGCCCGACCTGTCGGTGCAGGAGGCGCACGTCGGGGACCGCTGGCTGCTGTGCTCCGACGGGCTGCCCCGCGTGGTCTCGGACGAGACCATCGAGCGGACGCTGGACGGCGTGCCGGACGTCGGCCGGTGCGCGGAGACCCTCGTCGAGCTGGCCCTGCGGGCGGGTGCCCCGGACAACGTGACCTGCGTGGTGGCGGACGTGGTCGAGGTGGACCCGGGCGGACCCGCCGCCACGGTCCGCCAGGTGGTCGGTGCCGCCGGCGAGCGCCCCGACCCGGCCGAGCGCGCCGTCCGCATCCCCACCAGCCCCGCCATGCGCGCGGCGGTGCTGGGACGGGGTGCCGCGACGGCGCCATTGACGGCGACCGCGGCCGCCGCACCGGCGGGCGCGGCGGCGGGCGCGGTGCCGGTGTCGGCCCGCTCCCCCGAGGAGGTGGAGACCGGGCCGCCCGGCGAGCGTCCCGAGGACCTGGCCGAGGGGCCGCCGCCCCGGCCCGCGAGGGTCCGCTGGGGACAGCGGGTCCTCGTGGTCCTCGTCGTGGTCCTCGTGCTCGGGGGCGGCGCCCTGGCCGGGTCGGCGTGGCTGGGGCGCCAGTACTTCGTCGCCGACGACGGCGGCGCCGTGGCGATCTACCGCGGCCTGCCCCAGGACGTCGGACCCGTGCACCTGTCACGGCTCGTCGACGTCACCGACGTGCGCGTGGCGGACCTGCCGGCCATCTACCGGGACCAGGTGGCCAGCGGCATGACCGCGAGCAGCCTCCCCGGCGCCCAGCAGGTGGTGGCGCGGCTGCGCGAGGTGTCCCGCACCTCCGGTGCCTCCTCCGACAGCACCGCCTCCCCGTCCCCGACCTCCGCCCCCGCCGAGACCACCGCTGGGCAGCCGGTGCCGTCGGACACGACCGCGGCGGCGACCCCGTGA